A single Inediibacterium massiliense DNA region contains:
- a CDS encoding transposase → MTRLKANAAIEEVEALNITYSEINLLDNGVKIIYDKIVFLGNEYINKTKKQYRIIKIIDTKGKELIFVTNIFNLSSEEIAFLYKKRWEIELFFKWIKQHLKIKKFIGYSLNAVMNQIITGIIAFIMLQLIQQTTKTSYGLLKIKRLIKHSITKLVNTTTFRWNTWLGS, encoded by the coding sequence ATTACAAGATTAAAAGCTAATGCTGCAATAGAAGAAGTTGAAGCGCTTAATATTACTTACTCTGAAATTAATCTTTTGGACAATGGAGTAAAAATTATCTATGATAAAATTGTGTTTCTTGGTAATGAATATATAAACAAAACCAAAAAGCAGTATAGAATTATTAAAATTATTGATACCAAAGGAAAAGAATTAATCTTTGTAACAAATATTTTTAATTTATCCAGTGAAGAAATAGCCTTTCTATATAAAAAACGTTGGGAGATAGAATTATTCTTCAAATGGATTAAGCAACATTTAAAAATCAAAAAATTTATAGGTTATAGCTTAAATGCAGTAATGAATCAAATCATAACGGGTATCATTGCTTTTATCATGTTGCAATTAATTCAACAAACTACAAAGACATCCTACGGATTATTGAAAATTAAGCGTTTAATCAAACACTCCATAACTAAGTTAGTAAATACTACAACATTCAGATGGAATACTTGGCTTGGAAGTTAA
- a CDS encoding ATP-dependent DNA helicase: MSNTKEIKISVRNLVEFILRSGDLDTSFRSMTRAVEGTKAHQKVQNSKDENYEAEVTLKHKFEYKDYRFLIEGRADGIIKENTSICIDEIKSTTKPLEMIDENYNEVHWAQAKCYAYIYALQNELDKIDVQLTYFHLETEKIKYLKKSFSFMDLESFFYEIIDRYMIFANFTSDWAYIRDCSVKDLTFPFEKYRIGQRKLAISVYRTIRDEKKLFVQAPTGIGKTISTLFPTVKAFSEGHTAKIFYLTAKTITRQVAEEAFTKMRERGLRFKTLTLTAKDKICFKEERMCEPEYCEYAKGHFDRVNDAIFHILQKEDELSRKVIEEYSRKYHVCPFELSLDLATWVDALICDYNYIFDPRVYLKGLFEFYHNDCTFLIDEAHNLVDRAREMFSATLYKQPFLELKKIFKDQEPRIAKALDKINGYMLKIKKLCENQNHYVQKEMFEDILYLLNRLISESEEFLAEKKGKKGYQELLEIFFDCLTFIRIADLYDERYVTYVEKENKDVLLKMFCLDPSYLLSEAIKRGKSAIFFSATLTPIEYFKNILGGDEKDQTIILPSPFHQENLCLMIGSNISTKYKDRENSYDSIADYIKSIASKRKGNYLIFFPSYKYMQDVYEIFQRNYPEYETIIQSNTMNEEEREIYLSAFETNPENTFIGFAVMGGIFGEGIDLKGDRLIGAIIVGVGLPQICLERNIIKDYFNEKNNNGFHYSYTYPGMNKVLQAAGRVIRTEKDKGVVLLIDERFNYITYKKIFPREWNHSLNIRSEKEMIKILEKFYNEN; this comes from the coding sequence ATGAGTAATACAAAAGAAATAAAAATATCTGTTAGAAATCTAGTTGAATTTATACTTCGTTCTGGAGACTTAGATACAAGCTTTAGAAGTATGACAAGGGCTGTAGAGGGAACAAAAGCTCATCAAAAAGTTCAAAACTCTAAAGATGAAAATTATGAAGCAGAAGTTACCCTAAAACATAAATTTGAATATAAAGATTATAGATTTTTAATAGAAGGAAGAGCAGATGGAATCATCAAAGAAAATACTTCTATCTGTATAGATGAAATAAAATCTACTACAAAGCCCCTTGAAATGATAGATGAAAATTACAATGAAGTTCATTGGGCACAAGCAAAATGCTATGCATATATTTATGCTCTTCAAAATGAATTAGACAAGATAGATGTTCAGTTAACTTATTTTCATTTGGAGACTGAGAAAATTAAATATTTGAAAAAAAGTTTTAGCTTTATGGATTTAGAAAGTTTTTTTTATGAAATCATAGACAGGTATATGATCTTTGCAAATTTTACTTCTGATTGGGCTTATATTCGTGATTGTTCAGTAAAAGACTTAACATTTCCTTTTGAAAAGTATAGGATTGGACAAAGAAAACTTGCTATTTCAGTTTATAGAACTATTAGAGATGAGAAAAAATTATTTGTACAAGCCCCTACAGGAATAGGAAAAACCATATCTACTCTTTTTCCTACTGTAAAAGCATTTAGTGAAGGTCATACTGCAAAGATTTTTTATTTGACAGCAAAGACCATTACACGTCAAGTTGCTGAGGAGGCTTTTACAAAAATGAGGGAAAGAGGATTAAGATTTAAGACTCTAACATTAACAGCAAAGGATAAAATCTGTTTTAAGGAAGAAAGAATGTGTGAACCAGAATACTGTGAATATGCAAAAGGACATTTTGATAGAGTCAATGATGCTATTTTTCACATACTTCAAAAGGAAGATGAATTATCAAGAAAAGTAATAGAAGAATATTCAAGAAAATATCATGTCTGTCCTTTTGAACTTTCCCTAGATTTAGCTACATGGGTGGATGCATTGATTTGTGATTATAATTATATATTTGATCCTAGAGTATATTTAAAAGGCTTATTTGAATTTTATCATAATGATTGTACTTTTTTAATAGATGAAGCACATAATTTAGTAGATAGAGCAAGAGAAATGTTTTCAGCTACTCTTTATAAACAGCCTTTTTTAGAACTGAAAAAAATATTTAAAGATCAAGAGCCTAGGATTGCAAAAGCATTAGATAAAATCAATGGATATATGTTAAAGATAAAAAAACTTTGTGAGAATCAAAATCACTATGTTCAAAAAGAAATGTTTGAGGATATATTGTATTTATTAAATAGACTCATTTCTGAAAGTGAAGAATTTTTAGCAGAAAAAAAGGGAAAGAAAGGCTACCAAGAATTATTGGAAATATTTTTTGATTGTTTGACATTTATAAGAATCGCCGATCTTTACGATGAGAGATATGTAACTTATGTAGAGAAGGAAAATAAAGATGTGTTACTAAAAATGTTTTGTCTAGATCCTTCTTATTTATTAAGTGAAGCAATCAAGAGAGGAAAATCAGCCATATTTTTTTCAGCTACTTTAACACCTATAGAATATTTTAAGAATATTTTAGGTGGAGATGAAAAAGATCAGACAATCATACTGCCTTCTCCATTTCATCAAGAGAATCTTTGTCTTATGATAGGAAGTAACATTTCAACTAAATATAAAGATCGTGAAAATAGCTATGATTCTATAGCAGATTATATAAAATCAATTGCATCTAAACGAAAGGGGAATTATTTAATTTTTTTCCCATCCTATAAATATATGCAGGATGTTTATGAAATATTCCAAAGAAATTATCCTGAATATGAAACAATCATACAATCCAATACCATGAATGAAGAAGAAAGAGAAATATATTTATCAGCATTTGAGACAAATCCTGAAAATACGTTCATTGGTTTTGCTGTAATGGGAGGAATATTTGGTGAGGGAATAGATCTAAAAGGGGACCGATTAATAGGGGCAATTATAGTAGGGGTAGGACTTCCACAGATTTGTTTAGAGAGAAATATCATAAAAGATTATTTTAACGAAAAAAACAATAATGGATTTCATTATTCATATACTTATCCAGGAATGAACAAAGTCTTACAAGCAGCAGGAAGGGTCATTCGTACAGAAAAGGATAAAGGGGTAGTACTTTTAATAGATGAAAGATTTAATTATATTACTTATAAAAAAATATTTCCCAGGGAATGGAATCATAGCCTCAATATAAGATCAGAAAAAGAGATGATTAAGATATTAGAGAAGTTCTATAATGAAAATTAG